The proteins below come from a single Spiroplasma endosymbiont of Atherix ibis genomic window:
- a CDS encoding phosphatidate cytidylyltransferase, with product MKTKDKDFEVTETVEVSPEVEENIGKNRFKLDSAKRNLKTRLLSTIVLLFLLLGFVCCGAIYTSLKTSNIGNPEIASYFSIILTVILTVICIFEMNKVMGFKFWYYQVLIITISIILLLFPTKYSLYNFSFYNELNLVTWLQSWQFPIIITVYLLVTIVISVSDKRINTKNALINFIMTLIIIFALKAFSITSLSLDNNLARFSFNTIVWIWMMMILSDSFQYLGGMRFGKTKLSPNISPKKTWEGALIGMGTAAIIGIIFAMVFQFVKPLQNFQPLREPMQALGDKTIALEIIVYILLALVFPIIGLFGDLLFSWIKRVVKIKDYSNLIPGHGGVLDRMDSILFSLFILFIFISCLPV from the coding sequence ATGAAGACTAAAGATAAGGATTTTGAAGTCACTGAAACAGTTGAAGTTTCACCAGAAGTTGAAGAAAATATTGGCAAAAATCGCTTTAAATTAGATTCAGCAAAAAGAAATTTAAAAACTAGACTTCTTTCAACGATAGTTCTTTTATTTTTACTTTTAGGATTTGTTTGCTGTGGTGCTATTTATACATCTTTAAAAACATCAAATATAGGCAATCCAGAAATTGCTTCATATTTTTCAATAATTTTAACTGTTATTTTAACTGTAATTTGTATTTTTGAAATGAATAAAGTAATGGGATTCAAATTTTGATATTATCAAGTTTTAATAATTACTATTTCAATAATATTATTATTATTTCCAACAAAATATAGTTTATATAATTTTTCATTTTATAATGAATTAAATTTAGTAACATGATTACAATCATGACAATTTCCAATTATTATTACAGTTTATTTATTGGTTACAATAGTTATTTCTGTTTCTGATAAAAGAATTAACACAAAAAATGCATTGATAAATTTTATAATGACTTTAATAATTATTTTTGCTTTAAAAGCTTTTTCAATAACTTCATTATCACTTGATAATAACTTAGCAAGATTTTCATTTAATACTATTGTTTGAATTTGAATGATGATGATTTTAAGTGATTCGTTTCAATATCTTGGAGGTATGAGATTTGGAAAAACTAAATTAAGTCCCAATATAAGTCCTAAAAAAACTTGAGAGGGAGCATTAATTGGTATGGGAACAGCAGCTATTATTGGAATTATTTTTGCAATGGTTTTCCAATTTGTAAAACCTTTACAAAATTTTCAACCTTTAAGAGAACCAATGCAAGCACTTGGTGATAAAACAATAGCATTAGAAATAATTGTTTATATCTTACTAGCACTTGTATTTCCAATTATTGGTTTATTTGGGGATTTATTATTTTCTTGAATAAAAAGAGTAGTTAAAATTAAAGATTATTCTAATTTAATTCCAGGACATGGTGGAGTTTTAGACAGAATGGATTCCATTTTATTCTCATTATTTATATTGTTTATCTTTATATCTTGTTTGCCTGTTTAA
- a CDS encoding lysophospholipid acyltransferase family protein translates to MEQLELAKQENLSDKTQEEKKDKKEMAHVSKWRLFTNAWSIWRVTAKAKKISKKIKQDPNLYSEEWRYNWVKKKSRKVLKIANVQVDVIGIENWLDRGIVLAPNHQSNLDSILMMAINDFSLQQPIAFIAKQELWKTKIFRHFMNLIDNVPLDRTNPRSALNAMKEAKVLISEYKRSLIIFPEGTRSAKQKPNEFQPASMKLAQMAYVPIIPISIIDSYKLFEKRPKGKFHIKVVFGKALMPEKFISLKTEMLTRNVQKEVEKNIEIYKNWDPKALGIKPKRIDEKNRVAYY, encoded by the coding sequence ATGGAACAATTAGAATTAGCAAAACAAGAAAATTTAAGTGATAAAACTCAAGAAGAGAAGAAAGATAAAAAAGAAATGGCACATGTAAGTAAATGAAGATTATTTACTAATGCATGAAGTATTTGAAGAGTTACTGCCAAAGCTAAAAAAATATCAAAAAAAATAAAACAAGATCCAAACCTATATTCAGAAGAATGAAGATATAACTGAGTTAAAAAGAAAAGTAGAAAAGTTTTAAAAATTGCTAATGTGCAAGTAGATGTTATAGGAATTGAAAACTGATTAGATAGAGGTATTGTTTTAGCACCAAATCATCAGTCAAATTTGGATTCAATTTTAATGATGGCTATAAATGATTTTTCTTTACAACAACCAATTGCTTTTATAGCAAAACAAGAATTATGAAAAACAAAAATATTTAGACATTTTATGAATTTAATTGACAATGTACCTTTAGATAGAACAAATCCAAGAAGTGCATTAAATGCTATGAAAGAAGCAAAAGTATTAATTTCTGAATATAAAAGAAGTTTAATAATTTTTCCAGAAGGAACAAGAAGTGCTAAACAAAAACCAAATGAATTTCAGCCAGCAAGTATGAAATTAGCTCAAATGGCATATGTTCCAATTATTCCTATTTCAATAATTGATTCTTATAAATTATTTGAAAAGAGACCAAAAGGAAAATTCCATATTAAAGTAGTTTTTGGAAAAGCATTAATGCCAGAAAAATTTATATCACTTAAAACAGAAATGCTAACTAGAAATGTTCAAAAAGAAGTTGAAAAAAATATAGAAATTTATAAAAACTGAGATCCAAAAGCATTAGGTATAAAACCAAAAAGAATAGATGAAAAAAATAGAGTTGCATATTACTAG
- a CDS encoding aminopeptidase P family protein: protein MKKEILNKILKETNADAILLHSPQNRYWFSRFHSSLGYILYTTKKSYLFVDGRYITAARNSILLNNIDEIIEFGKLYELINNEILNNEIKTIIFESDWVFVKDSEIFQEKLNAKMIGYNFDAIRMIKDQWEIDQIKKACDITHKVFLDVLEFVKPGMSEKDLARFVSDSFLKNGAEKLSFDTIVASGKNGIMPHAVPTNKKIEIGDFVTLDMGCYFNGYCSDQTRTFVMGNADNLKLKEIYEVVYQSQQLGIESIKPGISGNQVHKICYDYIESKGYGKYFTHGTGHGLGIEIHEEPYNSATGNKTLQEGMCVTVEPGIYIPEIGGVRIEDDILVTKDGYEFLTTPLRELQIVK from the coding sequence ATGAAAAAAGAAATATTAAATAAAATTCTAAAAGAAACTAATGCAGATGCAATTTTATTGCACTCACCTCAAAATAGATACTGATTTTCTAGATTTCATTCATCTCTAGGATATATTTTATATACAACTAAAAAATCATATTTATTTGTTGATGGAAGATATATTACAGCTGCAAGAAACTCAATATTATTAAATAATATTGATGAAATAATAGAATTTGGAAAATTGTATGAATTAATTAATAATGAAATATTAAATAATGAAATAAAAACAATTATTTTTGAAAGTGATTGAGTTTTTGTTAAAGATTCAGAAATTTTTCAAGAAAAATTAAATGCAAAAATGATTGGATATAATTTTGATGCAATTAGAATGATAAAAGATCAATGAGAAATTGATCAAATTAAAAAAGCATGTGATATTACACACAAAGTATTTTTAGATGTTTTAGAATTTGTTAAACCAGGAATGAGTGAAAAGGATTTAGCAAGATTTGTAAGTGATTCATTTTTAAAAAATGGAGCTGAAAAATTGAGTTTTGACACTATTGTTGCAAGTGGTAAAAATGGAATCATGCCTCATGCTGTTCCAACAAATAAAAAAATTGAAATTGGTGATTTTGTAACTCTTGATATGGGATGTTACTTTAATGGATATTGTTCAGATCAAACAAGAACTTTTGTAATGGGTAATGCTGATAATTTAAAATTAAAAGAAATTTATGAAGTAGTTTATCAATCACAACAATTAGGAATTGAAAGTATTAAACCAGGAATTAGTGGAAATCAAGTACATAAAATTTGTTATGACTATATTGAAAGTAAAGGATATGGTAAATACTTTACTCATGGAACTGGACATGGTTTAGGAATTGAAATTCATGAAGAACCTTATAATTCTGCAACTGGTAATAAAACTTTGCAAGAAGGTATGTGTGTTACTGTTGAACCAGGAATTTATATTCCTGAAATTGGTGGAGTAAGAATTGAAGATGATATTTTAGTTACTAAAGATGGATATGAATTTTTAACTACGCCATTAAGAGAACTTCAAATAGTTAAATAA
- the dxr gene encoding 1-deoxy-D-xylulose-5-phosphate reductoisomerase encodes MKNIILFGASGNIGQQCIELLKENKDKYNLIALSIGENDSQVESFLLSFPSLKKIYSKKELTYLKIKFLKVEFINDNILNLFNSNDEIVINALSGFYGLQVTLKSIEKNLILLNANKESFVTAGNLINEMLKISKTKIYPIDSEHCAIFQCLEKENKATTLFLTASGGNFKNLTLEETKKVTLQDALQHPNWNMGKKITIDSSTMFNKAFEILEAYYLFDVKNIKVLQHPQSIIHSMIGFKDGSIKAQLSIPDMKQVINYFLHFPKRFSYYKQKDMQFNDLINLEIKEIDQDRFKPIKFALSCLNYKNSKSIALNASNEVCVDYFLKGKIRFYEITEIVEKVFNECENIELKNYEEILKYDKAIRNITISRIGE; translated from the coding sequence ATGAAAAATATAATATTATTTGGAGCATCAGGAAATATTGGACAGCAATGTATAGAATTGCTAAAAGAAAATAAAGATAAATATAATTTAATAGCACTTAGTATAGGAGAAAATGATTCACAAGTTGAATCTTTTTTGCTTTCATTTCCAAGTTTAAAAAAGATTTATTCTAAAAAAGAATTAACTTATTTAAAAATTAAGTTTCTAAAAGTTGAGTTTATAAATGATAATATTTTAAATTTATTTAATAGTAATGATGAAATAGTTATTAATGCTTTAAGCGGATTTTATGGTTTACAAGTAACTTTAAAATCAATTGAAAAGAATTTAATTTTATTAAATGCTAATAAAGAATCATTTGTAACTGCTGGAAATTTAATTAATGAAATGCTTAAAATAAGTAAAACTAAAATTTATCCAATTGATTCAGAACATTGTGCTATTTTTCAATGTTTAGAAAAAGAAAATAAAGCAACTACTTTATTTTTAACAGCTTCAGGGGGAAACTTTAAAAATTTAACTTTAGAAGAAACCAAAAAAGTAACTTTACAAGATGCTTTACAACATCCAAATTGAAATATGGGTAAAAAAATAACAATAGACAGTTCAACTATGTTTAATAAAGCTTTTGAAATATTGGAAGCCTATTATTTATTTGATGTTAAAAATATAAAAGTTTTGCAACATCCTCAATCAATTATTCATTCAATGATAGGTTTTAAAGATGGATCAATAAAAGCTCAATTATCTATTCCAGATATGAAACAAGTAATTAATTATTTTTTACATTTTCCTAAAAGATTTTCATATTATAAACAAAAAGATATGCAATTTAATGATTTAATTAACTTAGAAATAAAAGAAATTGATCAAGATAGATTTAAACCTATTAAATTTGCTCTAAGCTGTCTTAATTATAAAAACTCAAAGTCAATTGCTTTGAATGCTTCAAATGAAGTATGTGTTGATTATTTTTTAAAAGGAAAAATAAGGTTTTATGAAATAACAGAAATTGTGGAAAAAGTTTTTAATGAATGTGAAAATATAGAATTAAAAAATTATGAAGAGATATTAAAATATGATAAAGCAATAAGAAATATTACAATATCAAGAATTGGAGAATAA
- the rpmG gene encoding 50S ribosomal protein L33: MREGVILRCATCKEENYIAKNDKRKDKIEVKKHCFKCNSHQVHKQKK, encoded by the coding sequence ATGCGTGAAGGAGTTATTTTACGTTGTGCAACTTGTAAAGAAGAAAATTACATAGCAAAAAACGATAAAAGAAAAGATAAAATTGAAGTTAAAAAACATTGTTTTAAATGTAATTCACATCAAGTTCACAAACAAAAAAAATAG
- the uppS gene encoding polyprenyl diphosphate synthase: MKIIKKLEHVAFILDGNGRWAKERKKQRTYGHKIGMKNILPTIISSKKFEIKYITMFCFSTENWNRPDREVKYLMNFPSEIFSKKQQEKYIKEGIKIVWIGRRNKVPLKTKEILEEVEENTKQCDQIVVHIALDYGSFEEIENAFKIVFNNINSKKILLENFTIQTILDNLYTKKAPPIDLLIRTGGEKRLSNFMLLQLAYAEFYFIDEYWQDFKEKDLKLAIEYYNNRNRRFGGIKNED; the protein is encoded by the coding sequence TTGAAAATTATTAAAAAATTGGAACATGTAGCTTTTATTCTTGATGGAAATGGAAGATGAGCTAAAGAAAGAAAAAAACAAAGAACTTATGGACATAAAATCGGTATGAAAAATATTTTACCAACAATTATAAGTTCAAAAAAATTTGAAATAAAATATATAACAATGTTTTGTTTTTCAACAGAAAATTGAAATAGACCTGATAGAGAAGTTAAATATTTGATGAATTTTCCAAGTGAAATTTTTTCAAAAAAGCAACAAGAAAAATACATTAAAGAAGGTATTAAAATTGTTTGAATTGGACGAAGAAATAAAGTCCCTTTAAAAACAAAAGAAATACTAGAAGAAGTCGAAGAAAATACAAAACAATGTGATCAAATTGTAGTTCATATTGCTTTAGATTATGGCTCTTTTGAAGAAATAGAAAATGCATTTAAAATAGTGTTTAATAATATTAATAGTAAAAAAATTTTACTTGAAAATTTTACTATTCAAACAATTTTAGATAATTTATATACAAAAAAAGCACCGCCAATAGACTTACTAATTAGAACTGGTGGAGAAAAAAGATTAAGCAATTTTATGCTACTACAATTAGCATATGCTGAATTTTATTTTATTGATGAATATTGACAAGATTTTAAAGAAAAAGATTTAAAGTTGGCAATTGAATACTATAATAATAGAAATAGAAGATTTGGAGGAATTAAAAATGAAGACTAA
- a CDS encoding thymidine phosphorylase: protein MNFVNIIEKKKNNKELTTQEIYWVVNSFVNNSLKDYQMSAFNMAVWFNGMSIKEIASFTQAMIDSGITYDLSEVKGQIADKHSTGGVGDKTSLIFSPLVAKFGVKVAKLSGRGLGQTGGTIDKLESCPGWTGEISEEKFKDILNKVGISIMSQSSEIVPADKKLYALRDVTGTVDSIPLIASSIMSKKLVIPADSIILDVKMGSGAFMKDLESAVELSKTMISIGKEHNRNVSVMITNMDKPLGRAIGNAIEVKEAWDTLNGNGPADLEELCITAAGLTLVQNKVFKDLKIAKEELLKVLKNKSAAHLLKDFIKAQNGNFDVIVNYDKNFSTKHVIEILAQKDGYVSFASADQLGYLSMYLGAGRATKEEEIDFSAGIYLNKTTNEFVKKGESIMTLYTNRDDVNNFKQKAEELIIINDKKQNDKLILKLLTN from the coding sequence ATGAATTTTGTAAATATTATAGAAAAAAAGAAAAATAATAAAGAATTAACTACTCAAGAAATTTATTGAGTAGTTAATTCTTTTGTTAATAATTCATTAAAAGATTATCAAATGTCTGCTTTTAATATGGCTGTATGATTTAATGGCATGTCAATAAAAGAAATTGCTTCATTTACTCAAGCAATGATAGATTCAGGTATAACTTATGATTTAAGTGAAGTAAAAGGGCAAATAGCAGATAAACATTCAACAGGAGGAGTAGGAGATAAAACAAGTTTAATTTTCTCACCTTTAGTTGCAAAATTTGGAGTTAAAGTTGCTAAACTATCAGGTAGAGGATTAGGCCAAACTGGGGGAACTATTGATAAATTAGAAAGTTGTCCAGGATGAACTGGGGAAATATCAGAAGAAAAGTTTAAAGACATATTAAATAAAGTAGGTATTTCAATTATGAGTCAATCAAGTGAAATAGTTCCTGCAGATAAAAAACTTTATGCTTTAAGAGATGTTACAGGCACTGTTGATTCAATTCCATTAATTGCTTCAAGTATTATGTCTAAAAAATTAGTTATTCCAGCAGATAGCATTATTTTAGATGTAAAAATGGGAAGTGGAGCTTTTATGAAGGATTTAGAAAGCGCTGTAGAACTTTCTAAAACAATGATAAGTATTGGAAAAGAACATAATAGAAATGTTAGTGTAATGATTACAAATATGGATAAACCATTAGGTAGAGCAATTGGTAATGCAATTGAAGTAAAAGAAGCATGAGATACTTTAAATGGCAATGGACCTGCTGATTTAGAAGAATTGTGTATAACTGCAGCTGGATTGACTTTAGTACAAAATAAAGTTTTTAAAGACCTAAAAATAGCTAAAGAAGAGCTTTTAAAAGTATTAAAAAATAAAAGCGCTGCACACTTGTTAAAAGACTTTATAAAGGCACAAAACGGAAATTTTGATGTAATTGTTAATTATGATAAAAACTTTTCAACAAAACATGTTATTGAAATTTTAGCTCAAAAAGATGGTTATGTTTCATTTGCTTCAGCAGATCAATTAGGATATCTTTCAATGTATTTAGGAGCTGGAAGAGCAACTAAAGAAGAAGAAATTGATTTTTCTGCAGGAATTTATTTAAATAAAACAACTAATGAATTTGTAAAAAAAGGAGAATCTATAATGACTCTTTATACAAATAGGGATGATGTTAATAATTTTAAACAAAAAGCAGAAGAATTAATTATAATAAATGATAAAAAACAAAATGATAAATTAATTCTTAAACTTTTGACTAATTAA
- a CDS encoding metalloregulator ArsR/SmtB family transcription factor: MKEKYIKFAEIFKTLADPTRLKIINMICDCGCNKCAQNILDNLNITQPTLSYHMQMLEKVGILNSIKEKNSKIYKVNKEMIKEIDNFISSLQEEKKLMICSKCNK; this comes from the coding sequence ATGAAAGAAAAATATATAAAATTTGCAGAAATTTTTAAAACATTAGCAGATCCAACAAGATTAAAAATTATTAACATGATTTGTGATTGTGGTTGTAATAAGTGTGCTCAAAATATATTAGATAATTTAAATATTACTCAACCAACTTTAAGTTATCATATGCAAATGTTAGAAAAAGTAGGAATTTTAAACTCTATAAAAGAAAAAAACTCAAAAATATATAAAGTAAATAAAGAAATGATAAAAGAAATAGATAATTTTATAAGTTCATTACAAGAAGAGAAAAAGTTAATGATTTGTTCAAAATGTAATAAATAA
- a CDS encoding lipoprotein: MKKLLSVISTATLVGTSTLTVVSCSSNKNYNEFKKWIDNKDSFILYIGEDNCPHCQDFEYVQKKYNKKLNEKISELNTSYNQKVVNQEGSEHPDSLIAYGQKLNNDVDLRTFKTEEYQSKFTEKWTKNILNWMIDEVTQIYKKQYTIGDMSDKLATKLAKVKVKQYFNLDKIQGFPIFILIRNGKLVSWENGFGNKPAGGWTETLLDNLFNPLITAMNNREQETEIINKVNDGTNSGSGGESGGSGGSGGESKTKNNKLLSYSVSDQFLNDFLINTIS; the protein is encoded by the coding sequence GTGAAAAAATTACTTAGTGTAATTTCAACCGCAACACTAGTTGGAACATCAACTTTAACTGTTGTTTCTTGTAGTTCAAACAAAAATTATAACGAGTTTAAAAAATGAATTGATAACAAAGACTCATTCATTTTATATATAGGAGAAGATAACTGTCCACATTGTCAAGATTTTGAATATGTACAAAAAAAATACAATAAAAAATTGAATGAAAAAATTAGTGAATTAAATACAAGTTACAACCAAAAAGTTGTAAATCAAGAAGGTTCTGAACATCCAGATTCACTTATAGCATATGGTCAAAAATTAAATAATGATGTTGATTTAAGAACATTTAAAACAGAAGAATATCAAAGTAAATTTACTGAAAAGTGAACAAAAAACATTCTAAATTGAATGATTGATGAAGTAACTCAAATTTATAAAAAACAATATACAATTGGTGATATGAGTGATAAATTAGCAACAAAATTAGCTAAAGTAAAAGTAAAACAATACTTTAATCTTGATAAAATTCAAGGATTTCCAATATTTATACTAATAAGAAATGGTAAACTAGTTTCTTGAGAAAATGGTTTTGGAAATAAACCTGCTGGAGGATGAACTGAAACTTTACTTGATAATTTATTTAATCCATTAATAACTGCAATGAATAATAGAGAACAAGAAACAGAAATTATAAATAAAGTAAATGATGGAACAAATTCTGGTTCTGGTGGAGAATCTGGTGGTTCTGGAGGTTCTGGTGGAGAATCAAAAACAAAAAATAATAAATTATTAAGTTATTCAGTAAGTGATCAATTTTTAAATGATTTTCTAATTAATACAATTAGTTAA
- a CDS encoding dihydrofolate reductase has product MISLIWAQTKDGIIGKNNKLPWKIKEEMQHFINYTKNKTVLMGRNTWDSLSVKPLPNRKNILITSRKLEKSYNDIELSNKLEDFLEKYKSIEEELVIIGGSQIYEAALNYADRLIISVIKKNYQGDVFAPKFDQLLFKITKKMDFEEFEIYYYERY; this is encoded by the coding sequence ATGATTTCACTTATTTGAGCACAAACTAAGGATGGCATTATTGGCAAAAACAATAAATTACCTTGAAAAATTAAAGAAGAAATGCAACATTTTATAAATTATACAAAAAACAAAACTGTTTTGATGGGTAGAAATACTTGAGATTCTTTATCTGTTAAACCACTACCAAATAGAAAAAATATATTAATTACTTCAAGAAAATTGGAAAAGAGTTATAATGATATTGAATTATCTAATAAATTAGAAGATTTTTTAGAAAAGTATAAATCGATAGAAGAAGAACTTGTTATTATAGGAGGTTCTCAAATTTATGAAGCTGCATTAAACTATGCAGATAGATTAATAATTAGTGTTATTAAAAAGAATTATCAAGGAGACGTTTTTGCTCCAAAATTTGATCAGTTGCTTTTTAAAATTACAAAAAAAATGGATTTTGAAGAGTTTGAAATCTATTATTATGAAAGGTATTAA